From Ipomoea triloba cultivar NCNSP0323 chromosome 5, ASM357664v1, the proteins below share one genomic window:
- the LOC116020930 gene encoding putative germin-like protein 2-1 isoform X3 produces the protein MALRFLILAFAILAMASSIAHASDPSQLQDFCVAINDSKAAVFVNGKICKNPMEVNADDFLFQGLNKPGNLSNPLGSAVTAVNVNNLEGLNTLGISLARIDFAPYGLNPPHTHPRATEVLTVLEGTLYVGFVLSNPAPGMKNKLFTKTLYPGDVFVFPQGLIHFQFNIGHSNAIAFAGLSSQNPGVITIANAVFGSDPPINPDVLTKAFQVDNKVIEYLQSQFWYNNNN, from the exons ATGGCTCTTCGGTTCCTTATCCTTGCTTTTGCCATTTTGGCTATGGCTTCTTCTATTGCCCATGCATCTGATCCCAGCCAATTGCAGGATTTCTGTGTTGCAATCAATGATTCCAAGGCTGctg tGTTTGTTAATGGAAAGATTTGCAAGAACCCAATGGAAGTCAATGCTGATGATTTCCTCTTCCAAGGCCTTAACAAGCCCGGAAACCTATCAAACCCGCTTGGATCTGCCGTGACTGCTGTCAACGTGAATAACTTAGAAGGACTAAACACTCTTGGCATTTCACTAGCTCGTATTGATTTTGCACCCTACGGCCTCAACCCTCCCCACACCCACCCTAGAGCAACCGAAGTCCTCACTGTTTTGGAAGGAACCCTCTACGTTGGGTTCGTTCTTTCTAATCCAGCACCAGGAATGAAGAACAAGCTCTTTACCAAGACATTATATCCTGGAGATGTTTTCGTGTTCCCACAAGGTCTAATTCATTTCCAATTCAACATCGGACATTCGAATGCCATTGCTTTTGCAGGTTTGAGTAGCCAGAACCCAGGAGTCATTACCATTGCCAATGCAGTATTTGGTTCTGATCCACCAATCAACCCAGATGTTCTAACTAAAGCATTCCAAGTTGACAACAAAGTAATTGAGTATCTCCAATCACAATTCTggtacaacaacaacaactag
- the LOC116018964 gene encoding acyl-coenzyme A thioesterase 13-like yields MDLLESVKRFLEDEDGENESTIDSLPAKFIEPIVGQGLKVDLVERGRLICSLKVPPRLVDDSNRLHGGAMATLLDLLSSTVFHTVELGTFHSGVSVEINISFVDVAVLGEEIEIDSKVLSVGKMICVASVELRKKETGKIIAQGRHTKYLGIGSSKL; encoded by the exons ATGGACTTATTGGAATCAGTAAAGCGATTCTTGGAGGACGAAGATGGAGAAAATGAGTCCACAATCGATTCCTTGCCTGCGAAATTCATCGAGCCTATTGTCGGGCAGGGGCTCAAGGTCGACCTGGTTGAGCGCGGCCGCCTTATCTGCTCTCTGAAAGTTCCCCCGCGCCTTGTG GATGACAGCAACAGATTGCACGGCGGAGCCATGGCGACGCTGCTTGACCTTCTGAGTTCGACGGTTTTTCACACTGTTGAATTGGGGACTTTTCATTCCGGGGTATCCGTCGAGATCAACATTTCCTTTGTCGATGTTGCTGTTCTTGGT GAGGAAATCGAGATAGATTCGAAAGTATTAAGCGTTGGGAAGATGATATGTGTTGCGAGTGTGGAGTTGAGGAAGAAAGAGACGGGGAAGATAATTGCTCAAGGACGTCACACTAAATACTTGGGCATTGGCAGCAGTAAGCTTTGA
- the LOC116020933 gene encoding germin-like protein subfamily 1 member 13, with protein sequence MALKLLIVAIAILALASSFAQASDPSPLQDFCVAVNDSKAAVFVNGKICKNPMEVNADDFLFQGLNKPGNISNPLGSAVSPVNVNNLPGLNTLGISLARIDFAPYGLNPPHTHPRATEVLTVLEGTLYVGFVLSNRAPGMKNKLFTKTLYPGDVFVFPEGLIHFQFNIGHSKAIAFAGLSSQNPGVITIANAVFGSDPPISPNVLTKAFQVEKNVINYLQSQFWYNNN encoded by the exons ATGGCTCTAAAGTTACTTATAGTTGCCATTGCCATTTTGGCATTGGCATCTTCATTTGCACAAGCATCTGATCCTAGCCCTTTGCAGGATTTTTGTGTGGCTGTTAATGACTCCAAGGCTGCCG TGTTTGTTAATGGAAAGATTTGCAAGAACCCAATGGAAGTCAATGCTGATGATTTCCTTTTCCAAGGCCTTAACAAGCCCGGGAACATATCAAATCCACTCGGATCAGCTGTCTCACCTGTAAATGTCAATAACCTACCAGGACTAAACACTCTTGGCATCTCACTGGCTCGTATTGATTTTGCACCCTATGGCCTCAACCCTCCTCACACCCACCCTCGTGCAACTGAAGTTCTTACAGTCTTGGAAGGCACCCTCTATGTCGGGTTCGTCCTTTCTAATCGCGCACCAGGAATGAAGAACAAGCTATTTACCAAGACATTATATCCTGGAGATGTTTTCGTATTCCCGGAAGGTctcattcattttcaattcAATATTGGACATTCAAAGGCCATTGCTTTTGCAGGTCTAAGCAGTCAAAACCCGGGAGTCATTACTATTGCCAATGCTGTTTTCGGTTCCGATCCTCCAATCAGTCCAAATGTTTTGACTAAAGCATTCCAAGTGGAAAAGAATGTGATTAACTACCTCCAATCACAATTTTGGTACAACAACAACTAG
- the LOC116020932 gene encoding putative germin-like protein 2-1 encodes MGLRLLIVALAVLALASSFAQASDPSPLQDFCVAVNDSKAAVFVNGKICKNPMEVSADDFLFQGLNKPGNTSNPLGSAVSPVNVNNLPGLNTLGISLARIDFEPYGLNPLHTHPRATEVLTVLEGTLYVGFVLSNPAPGMKNKLFTKVLKAGDVFVFPQGLIHFQFNIGHSKAIAFAGLSSQNPGVITIANAVFGSDPPINPNVLTKAFQVDKNVINYLQSQFWYNNN; translated from the exons ATGGGTCTTAGATTACTCATAGTTGCCCTTGCCGTTTTGGCATTGGCATCTTCATTTGCACAAGCATCGGATCCTAGTCCTTTGCAGGATTTCTGTGTCGCTGTTAATGACTCCAAGGCTGCCG TGTTTGTTAATGGAAAGATTTGCAAGAACCCAATGGAAGTTAGTGCTGATGATTTCCTCTTCCAAGGTCTTAACAAGCCTGGAAATACATCAAATCCACTTGGATCAGCCGTCTCACCTGTGAATGTCAATAATCTACCCGGACTTAACACACTTGGCATTTCACTAGCTCGTATTGATTTTGAGCCCTACGGCCTCAACCCTCTCCACACCCACCCTCGTGCAACTGAAGTCCTCACAGTCTTGGAAGGCACCCTCTATGTTGGATTTGTCCTTTCTAATCCTGCACCAGGAATGAAGAACAAACTCTTCACCAAAGTACTTAAGGCAGGCGATGTTTTCGTATTCCCACAAGGTCTCATTCATTTCCAATTCAACATCGGACATTCAAAAGCCATTGCTTTTGCTGGCTTGAGCAGTCAAAACCCTGGAGTCATTACTATTGCCAATGCCGTTTTTGGTTCGGATCCACCAATCAATCCAAATGTTTTGACTAAAGCATTCCAAGTGGACAAGAATGTGATTAACTACCTCCAATCACAATTCTGGTACAACAACAACTAG
- the LOC116021084 gene encoding HVA22-like protein e, giving the protein MGRSWTLITQLHAIAGPATTLLYPLYASVVAIESTSKLDDEQWLAYWILYSFLTLLEMVFQPILQWIPIWYDVKLVFVAWLVLPQFRGAAFIYETYVREKVIKKYVPNLLQSSPNAKAKAKFVTFVSPNKGGQEAY; this is encoded by the exons ATGGGCCGTTCATGGACTTTGATCACCCAACTTCATGCCATTGCAgg GCCAGCTACTACCTTGCTCTATCCTCT GTATGCATCAGTTGTAGCGATAGAGAGCACGTCAAAATTGGACGATGAGCAGTGGCTTGCTTATTGGATTCTCTATTCTTTCCTTACTCTCTTGGAAATGGTTTTCCAACCCATACTTCAATG GATACCAATTTGGTATGATGTGAAGTTGGTATTTGTGGCATGGCTGGTGCTGCCACAGTTTAGGGGAGCTGCCTTCATATACGAGACGTATGTTAGAGAAAAGGTGATCAAAAAATATGTACCAAATTTGTTGCAAAGCTCACCAAATGCAAAGGCCAAAGCCAAATTTGTGACTTTCGTTTCTCCTAACAAG GGAGGGCAGGAAGCCTACTGA